From Alteromonas sp. BL110:
CTTTGAAATCCCATCAGAGTGGAAATATGCGTTAGGCTTCACTTATGTAACTGAAAACGATTATCTAATTAACGCTGACGTGATCTATACCGATCGTCAAGATTCAGCAATTGTTAGAGATGCGAACATCGTTTACAACGGTGAGAACCGCTTTGACGGCCGTCCAGTTTACGGCTTTGTAGACGCGGGCCGTAACGAAACATCGGATTTCGTTCTAGGTAATGTAGATTCAAGCGATGACGGTAGCTCACTTGTACTTTCAGTTGGCGTAAGCAAAGAGTGGGATAATGGCCTAGACATGGCTGCATCATACGCGTATGTTGACGCTGAAGATGCTAACCCGATGACTAGCGCGGTTGCTTACTCTAACTACACGAACTTCGCAACAATCGATCCTAATAGTCCATCTGCAGCAACATCTGACTACGCTGTTGGCAACCGTTTTAACTTCTCACTAGGCTATACTGCTGAGTTCTTTGACGGTTATGCAACGCGTTTCAACTTGTTCGCAACAGCTAACGAAGGTAAGCCTTTCTCGTACGTTTACAGCAATAACTCAGCATTCCCATGGGATGGTGCGTTTGCTCGCCAGCTTATTTATATTCCGGAGCTAAACGATGCGAATGTAGTATTTGTCGACCAGACTAATAGTGATGGTGACGTACTACAGACAGCAGAAGAAGCAGAAAGACTGTTTAATCGTTGGGTTGACAACAATGGTTTTGAGCGCGGTGAAATCCTAGAGCGTAACAGTGAATCTGCTGATTGGTGGTTTAAAGCTGACGTGCGTATTTCTCAAGAGCTTCCTGGTTTCTATGAAGGTCATTCTGCAAGTGCATTCTTCATTATTGAAAACGTAACCAACCTTATCAATGACCAATGGGGTGTTTTCCGCGAGGGTTCATTTGTAGGTGATGAAGTATTAGATGCTAGCTTCAACGATGCTGGTCAATACGAGTACAGTGCGTTCTCAACGCCTGAACAAAGTGTTTCTCGCGGTCCTTCTCTTTGGGAAATCCGCGTAGGTGTTAACTACCGCTTCTAAGAAGTAGTAAACGCTAACTATAATCTGTAGTGTTAGGTGCCACTTTCCTTAACAGGAAGTGGCACTTTTTTATGCCTGCGATTTATCTCACATACAAGCTACTAATCGATTGACGTGTTCGCTTTTGATCTAAGCCCCTCCAAAACAAGAACTAACTGACGAGAAAACTTTTAAATGCTCGCAAGGAGGGCTTATGACAAAACGTATGCTAATGGTAATGACGTCTCACGAAATTATGGGTGATACGGGTAAAAAAACTGGCATGTGGTTAGAAGAGTTCGCAGCGCCATATTACGCATTTAAAGACCAAGGCTATACAATTACACTAGCATCGCCGATGGGCGGGCAGGTGCCTATTGACCCCAATAGCCTTGCCGATGACGCGATGACAGACGACGCGATACGATATACAAAAGATGAGCTAGCGCGCAGTGCTATCGCATCGACTATACCGCTAGAAGACGTGCGAGCCGATGAGTTCGACGCCGTATTTTATCCAGGTGGTCATGGTCCCTTGTGGGACCTGTCTGACAACGCCCATTCAATTAAATTAATTGAAGATACCATTGCGGCGAATAAACCTGTTGGTGCAGTGTGCCACGCTCCAATCGTGCTTAAGGACGTTAAAACTCCAAATGGTAATTACTTAGTTGACGGCAAACAAGTAACGGGGTTCTCAAACAGTGAAGAGGCTGCAATGGACCTTACCGATGTAGTGCCTTATCTGGTTGAAGATGAGCTAGTTAAAAAGGGCGGTAAATACGAAAGTGCGGATGATTTCGCCGTAAAAGTGTGTACCGATGGTTTATTGGTAACAGGCCAAAACCCACCGTCTTCACGTCCGGCAGCAGATGCACTAATTAAACTAATTTCTTAATGATTAGATTTAGTGCTATTTATTGCAAACGCCCCTTCAAATAAGGGGCGTTTTCATATAATAGTTAAAAACTAGCCTGAAGTCTTAAGTTCACTGTTCGACCAAGTGGATCGTACAATGCGTCATCGTAACCGCGCCATACACCTGGATCGTATTCAATCAATTCGTCTGTAACGTTGTTGATACCCGCCGACATTAATAGATGTTCGTTGACTTGATATGAAACCGTTACGTTATGTTTAAAATAGTTATCTGCATACTGGTAAGAATCATAATACGTATCACCATGAGAGCCTATAAATAGTGTTCTCCAAGATGCAGTCCATTGATCGCCATCGTTCCAATCTAGCGTTACGTTCCCTCTATTATCTGGGTAGAACAGTTCCCCCGACCATTCAATGCCTTGCTCTTCATAGCTT
This genomic window contains:
- a CDS encoding type 1 glutamine amidotransferase domain-containing protein, producing the protein MTKRMLMVMTSHEIMGDTGKKTGMWLEEFAAPYYAFKDQGYTITLASPMGGQVPIDPNSLADDAMTDDAIRYTKDELARSAIASTIPLEDVRADEFDAVFYPGGHGPLWDLSDNAHSIKLIEDTIAANKPVGAVCHAPIVLKDVKTPNGNYLVDGKQVTGFSNSEEAAMDLTDVVPYLVEDELVKKGGKYESADDFAVKVCTDGLLVTGQNPPSSRPAADALIKLIS